The DNA sequence GCGCCAGCCGATTTCATAAAACGGCAATTCTTTAAATGGATACTTACTGTTCTTAGGCAGATAATTCAACCCAACAAAGCCTATCCATTCACCGCTCTCTTTGAGTTCTACCGCAAACAACCCGATGCCTTCTCTTTGGAGGTTGTTCTGCATGGCTTGCATATCCAATTCAGATCGTCTGTAACTCAAAATGCTCGGGAAGAAGCGACGCACTTGCCGGTTAGCATTCATTCTTTGAAACGGCAATAAGTCTTTTTCTTCCCAATCTCTTAACTTTAAACGTTGTGTTTCCAAATATACGCTCATTTGATTCCACCTCGTACACCCATTCAATCTCTTGTGATCGCGTAAAAAATGATATACAAAAAAGCACTGTAGCAAAGTAGATTGTACTCTCGTTCTTATACATGGTTGTTATCACTGCACTTCACTTACGAGTGCCCTTCACACTATCTATTTGATTGTTAACTGCAAAGCTGCAGTAGATTGCCCTCAAATTAAGCTTGAGGATATTCAGAGCGTGTGTTGTAACTGATCAGTTGTACTGTGACCGGAACTTCTTGCAGACGTTCTTTCTCGCTTTTAGGCGCAGTAAATACAACGTCTACAAAGTCGCCTAAGTGGCTCAACTGATATGTAGCTTCAAAAGTATCTGTATCCGACTCGAAGTTTGGTTTTTGCGCAACTCTGCGTTTAACTTGTGCAGAAGGTGATGTATGTTCATACCCCGTAATTTTTTCAATTGCTTTGCCGACTTCTCTTAAAGTCATTTGTTTGCCTTCTAATTCGAAAAATTGTTGTTCGTGCATGGTTTAATCGACTCCTTTAGTTCGTTACTCTGTTACCTCTTTCATACCCTTTAGGCTTTTCATGCAAACGCCTAAGGCTGCTTCGCTGTGTCCTGCTCTTGTTGTTTTGAGTTTGTCTTAGATTTAGAGGTTGAAGTCTCAGACTGTGCAGATGAATCTGTTTTGTCTTTTGCTTTGTCTTCCTTTGCTTCTTTTGCTGCTTTATCTTTTTCCTCTTGTTTTGAACGTTGCTTAGCACTTTCAGTCGCAACTTTATCTTTGACTTCGTCTTGTAATTTATCAACACGTTCTTGTGTCGCTTTTTCTTCTTTTTCAAGCTTATCTTTTGCTGCTTTTAATTTTTTATTTTCCTTTTCAAGCTTATCGATATCTTTCTCTAGCGCTGCCTTTTCATCGCTCTTCCCGCAAGCACCTAACACTAAGGTTGAAGCCAGCAGCAGCATGATTACCTTCTTCATTTGATTTGTACTCCTTTAATCCTCAATCCAGCTCATCATTGCGCTGATTTTCTACTTATATTTTACCATGTATCGTACATTGCTTCATAGTTTACAATCAAACCTCAGAAAATTTTCGCTTTCGATGCGTCTGTGATTGATTTATACGCTTAACTTAGTCATAATATTCTTGATTGATAAAAAGAATCGAGGAGGTTTGCAATATGCCTAAATCCACGGAACGGTTGATGCGTGAAAATAATGTTAAGTCGCTGCATTTGAATAATACCGACCGAGAAATATTCGAAAGCTACATGACTTATATTCGTGCTGATCTGCGTGTCAATCCCCACGATTCTGAACGTGTACTGAACCGTATATTAAGACAGCTGCTTAAATCAGAGAACCAAGGGATGCTGGCCATGGATTTCTTTGACCATAATCCTAAAGCGCATGCGGTGAGAACCATTAAAGAATTAAAAAACGAAACCTTAAAGAACATCTTTAAGTATGTCTGGCATCATATCTTGTTTTTACTCGGGATATTCTGCTTCTTTAAAGGCTTTATCGGTTTCTTTATAGGCGCAAAGCCGATTTATTACTTTACGTTTCCTATTGTAGTCCTGGCTGGATTATTCATCATTTTCTTATTCGTATGGTGGACGTTCAAAACCGTACAAATCCAAGCCTTTAACAAGTCGAATTGGGTATGGATATTAACCTATGTCGTGATTTTTGCATTAATTGCATTGCTCTTTTACGTCTTATATATCCCGCAATCTTATTTGGCTTTTGGTCCATCTATCCAAATCAATAACTGGACCTTTATCATTATTTCATTTATTATCACACCTATCGCGTTCTATATTGATCATCACTTCATTAAACAAAACAGCAATACGTATTTATAAGCAAAAACAGCTTCAAA is a window from the Staphylococcus sp. IVB6181 genome containing:
- a CDS encoding DUF1129 family protein, which gives rise to MPKSTERLMRENNVKSLHLNNTDREIFESYMTYIRADLRVNPHDSERVLNRILRQLLKSENQGMLAMDFFDHNPKAHAVRTIKELKNETLKNIFKYVWHHILFLLGIFCFFKGFIGFFIGAKPIYYFTFPIVVLAGLFIIFLFVWWTFKTVQIQAFNKSNWVWILTYVVIFALIALLFYVLYIPQSYLAFGPSIQINNWTFIIISFIITPIAFYIDHHFIKQNSNTYL
- a CDS encoding SA0632 family lipoprotein — encoded protein: MKKVIMLLLASTLVLGACGKSDEKAALEKDIDKLEKENKKLKAAKDKLEKEEKATQERVDKLQDEVKDKVATESAKQRSKQEEKDKAAKEAKEDKAKDKTDSSAQSETSTSKSKTNSKQQEQDTAKQP
- a CDS encoding GNAT family N-acetyltransferase, whose product is MSVYLETQRLKLRDWEEKDLLPFQRMNANRQVRRFFPSILSYRRSELDMQAMQNNLQREGIGLFAVELKESGEWIGFVGLNYLPKNSKYPFKELPFYEIGWRLIPEVWDNGIATEGAKAVLEYAAKKGIDEVYSLAAAENTASRRVMDKIGMQHFDDFELPTVSKIHPLRQQVRYYKKLNE